In the genome of Carnobacterium viridans, one region contains:
- the mraY gene encoding phospho-N-acetylmuramoyl-pentapeptide-transferase — protein MQWTEMLLAVVSGFALTIMAMPIVIGFFRTKQLGQTTRDEGPKWHEVKTGTPTMGGIVFLVAAIISTIWVSIWQNVFSIGIVLTLFILILYGLLGFLDDFIKVFKKRNLGLTSKQKLIGQILGGVLFFGVSLYKNIPTELAFPFVGPVNIGWFYGLFIIFWLVGFSNAVNLTDGLDGLVAGTASIAYGAYAIIAWNQQQLDILIVCLTIIGGLIGFFFFNKKPAKIFMGDVGSLALGGGLAAISILLHQEWSLLLIGLVFVMETASVMIQVTSFKLRGKRVFKMSPIHHHFEMSGWSEWRVVLTFWSIGLLAAGACLLIIL, from the coding sequence ATGCAATGGACAGAAATGTTACTCGCAGTTGTGAGTGGGTTTGCCTTAACTATTATGGCAATGCCAATCGTGATTGGTTTTTTTAGAACAAAACAATTAGGACAAACAACTAGGGATGAAGGACCGAAGTGGCACGAAGTGAAGACGGGGACTCCAACTATGGGAGGGATTGTCTTTCTAGTAGCGGCAATTATTTCAACAATTTGGGTTTCTATATGGCAAAACGTCTTTTCAATAGGTATTGTGCTAACTCTTTTCATCCTAATTCTTTATGGTTTATTGGGATTCTTGGACGACTTCATTAAGGTGTTCAAAAAGAGAAATCTTGGTTTGACTTCTAAACAAAAGTTAATAGGTCAAATACTCGGGGGTGTGCTTTTTTTTGGTGTTTCCCTTTATAAAAACATACCGACAGAATTGGCTTTCCCTTTTGTAGGCCCAGTAAATATTGGTTGGTTTTATGGATTATTTATTATCTTTTGGTTAGTTGGGTTTTCAAATGCTGTTAACTTAACGGATGGTTTAGACGGGCTAGTTGCCGGAACAGCAAGTATTGCTTATGGCGCATATGCTATTATCGCTTGGAATCAACAACAACTTGATATTTTAATTGTTTGTTTAACTATCATAGGTGGGTTGATTGGATTTTTCTTTTTTAATAAAAAACCTGCTAAAATATTTATGGGAGACGTTGGTTCATTAGCATTAGGTGGCGGTTTAGCAGCCATTTCAATTCTATTGCATCAAGAATGGTCTCTTCTTTTAATCGGACTTGTTTTTGTTATGGAAACCGCAAGTGTTATGATCCAAGTCACTTCTTTTAAATTAAGAGGTAAGCGCGTCTTTAAGATGAGCCCTATTCATCATCATTTTGAAATGAGCGGTTGGAGTGAATGGCGTGTGGTTCTTACTTTTTGGTCTATCGGATTACTAGCTGCAGGAGCTTGTCTACTAATTATTCTATGA
- the murD gene encoding UDP-N-acetylmuramoyl-L-alanine--D-glutamate ligase has protein sequence MKKIKCYEHKKVLVLGLALSGVNAAKLLHSLGALVTVNDYKNFDENPQAQELLESGIRVVTGGHPVELLDEDFEWVVKNPGIMYNNPIIMKAVEKGVPVITEVELAYEVAESMIIGITGTNGKTTTTTMIAELLNAERSKGQAFVAGNIGTPASLVAQKATRDDEIIMELSSFQLMGITQLRPHIAVITNIYSAHLDYHGTREEYVAAKMSITKNQTEEDYLIVNWDQPELRKLSQQSKATIVPFSRKEILENGVYLQDDVIFYQGEPVMAKETILIPGDHNVENAMAAIAVAKLLNQENGVIRTSLEQFAGVKHRTQFVREWNERRFYNDSKATNTLATENALKGFNDPVILLAGGLDRGNNFDELIPVMNKKVKALIVFGETATKLSETGTEAGIPTILSVQNVEAAVPVAYELSEPNDVILLSPACASWDQYRSFEVRGDAFIHSVEQLIEEATEEEE, from the coding sequence ATGAAAAAAATAAAATGTTATGAACATAAAAAAGTATTGGTTTTAGGTCTCGCTTTAAGTGGAGTCAATGCAGCTAAATTACTTCATTCATTGGGTGCACTAGTAACCGTTAATGATTATAAAAATTTTGATGAAAATCCTCAAGCTCAAGAATTATTAGAATCTGGTATACGAGTAGTTACTGGAGGACATCCCGTTGAGCTATTAGACGAAGATTTTGAATGGGTCGTGAAAAACCCAGGTATTATGTATAACAATCCTATCATCATGAAAGCTGTTGAAAAGGGTGTACCTGTCATTACAGAAGTTGAATTAGCCTATGAAGTAGCTGAAAGTATGATTATTGGTATTACAGGTACAAACGGAAAAACAACAACAACAACTATGATAGCAGAGTTGTTAAATGCAGAACGTTCTAAAGGTCAAGCTTTTGTGGCTGGGAATATCGGAACTCCTGCAAGCTTGGTAGCTCAAAAAGCAACAAGAGACGATGAAATCATAATGGAGTTGTCTAGTTTTCAATTAATGGGAATCACTCAACTAAGACCGCATATTGCAGTGATAACAAATATTTATTCTGCTCATTTAGACTACCATGGAACAAGAGAAGAGTATGTGGCAGCTAAGATGAGTATTACGAAGAATCAAACTGAAGAAGATTATTTGATTGTCAACTGGGATCAACCTGAATTAAGAAAACTGTCTCAACAAAGCAAAGCCACTATTGTGCCTTTTTCAAGAAAAGAGATCTTAGAAAACGGAGTGTATTTGCAAGACGATGTGATTTTTTATCAAGGAGAGCCAGTAATGGCTAAGGAAACTATTTTAATCCCTGGTGATCATAACGTTGAAAATGCAATGGCAGCTATTGCGGTTGCTAAGTTATTGAATCAAGAAAATGGCGTGATTCGGACGAGTTTAGAACAATTTGCTGGTGTCAAACACCGGACTCAATTTGTAAGAGAGTGGAATGAACGTCGTTTTTACAATGATTCAAAAGCTACAAATACGTTAGCAACGGAAAATGCATTAAAAGGTTTTAATGACCCAGTTATTTTATTAGCTGGTGGTTTAGATCGAGGAAACAATTTTGATGAATTGATTCCAGTAATGAATAAAAAAGTAAAAGCTTTAATCGTTTTTGGAGAAACGGCAACTAAATTAAGTGAAACGGGTACTGAAGCTGGAATACCAACGATTCTATCTGTTCAAAATGTTGAAGCAGCTGTGCCAGTTGCTTATGAACTTAGTGAGCCTAACGATGTCATTCTGTTATCGCCTGCTTGTGCAAGTTGGGATCAGTATCGAAGTTTTGAGGTTCGTGGCGATGCCTTTATTCATTCAGTTGAACAATTAATAGAAGAAGCAACAGAAGAGGAGGAATAG
- the murG gene encoding undecaprenyldiphospho-muramoylpentapeptide beta-N-acetylglucosaminyltransferase, with translation MKILLSGGGTGGHVYPALALMRRIQELNPTAEFLYVGTEKGLEKRIVKEYGIPFASVEIKGFKRSLSLDTVKTIRMFISSIKQAKKIVKNFQPDIVIGTGGYVCAPIVYAASKLGVPSIIHEQNSVAGITNKFLARYVTKIAICFEEVRNDFTKYPEKVCFTGNPRAQEVSTVQKNAALEEYNLDSEKPTVLIFGGSRGAKKINDAFVEALPLLANKDYQVLIATGDIHFEKIQSQLTKIKNEKFNVSVVSYIPNMPEVFSTVSLVVSRSGATTLAELTALGLPSVLIPSPYVTNDHQTKNAESLVNKNAAKLINESELTGEKLVQILDDLMLNPNMRQEMARNAKKMGMPDASDRIIEVINKIVKK, from the coding sequence ATGAAAATTTTATTATCTGGTGGGGGAACTGGAGGACATGTCTATCCAGCACTCGCACTTATGCGTCGAATACAAGAACTAAATCCAACGGCAGAATTTTTGTACGTTGGAACTGAAAAAGGGTTAGAAAAAAGAATTGTAAAGGAGTATGGGATACCTTTTGCTTCTGTAGAAATAAAAGGATTTAAACGCTCATTATCTCTTGATACAGTTAAAACGATACGGATGTTTATCAGTAGTATTAAGCAAGCTAAAAAAATTGTTAAGAACTTCCAACCTGATATTGTTATTGGGACGGGTGGGTATGTATGTGCGCCGATAGTATATGCTGCATCAAAATTAGGTGTGCCAAGCATAATCCATGAACAAAATAGTGTTGCAGGTATAACGAATAAGTTTCTTGCACGTTATGTAACTAAAATAGCTATTTGTTTTGAAGAAGTTCGAAATGACTTTACTAAATATCCTGAAAAAGTTTGTTTTACAGGTAATCCAAGAGCACAAGAAGTCAGTACTGTGCAAAAAAATGCGGCTTTAGAAGAATACAATTTAGATTCTGAAAAACCAACTGTCTTGATTTTTGGTGGTAGCAGAGGAGCAAAAAAAATTAATGATGCTTTTGTCGAAGCTCTGCCTTTGTTAGCGAATAAAGATTATCAAGTATTGATAGCTACAGGAGATATTCATTTTGAAAAAATTCAAAGTCAGTTAACAAAAATCAAGAATGAGAAGTTTAACGTTTCAGTAGTATCCTACATTCCGAATATGCCAGAAGTCTTCTCGACAGTTTCTTTGGTTGTTTCAAGAAGCGGGGCTACAACGTTGGCAGAACTTACAGCACTTGGATTACCAAGCGTCTTGATTCCTAGTCCGTATGTGACCAATGATCACCAAACAAAAAATGCAGAAAGTTTAGTAAATAAAAACGCTGCAAAATTAATCAACGAATCAGAATTAACTGGAGAAAAGTTAGTCCAAATATTGGATGATCTAATGTTGAACCCAAACATGCGACAAGAAATGGCAAGAAATGCTAAAAAAATGGGTATGCCAGATGCTTCAGATAGAATAATTGAAGTAATAAATAAAATTGTGAAAAAATAA
- a CDS encoding cell division protein FtsQ/DivIB, with amino-acid sequence MRKQNKKQKAVTNLHLSSLKKGEQKKEAADSEKQAVFQRTKSLEHTLPKLKKQRQKKLFSRLIMLILLFSFAILIVVYFISPLSKVDIVSVRGTKEVADQEIIDESGIKSGGNLWEIFFERNKISGEVVSELPQVKSMKIVLDGLNDYTLEIQEYETVAYLVKDNKYYNILENGKIVNESRKVSIGNPPIFKEFEENKALKEMIAQYQSLNENIQNSISEVQYTPSEVDDYLIKLYMNDGNEVIASIPSFAEKMNYYPDMVKKVGDQKGTINIEVGAYFSPFKYSEDKKEESNGTSDENGIELVPEEAQ; translated from the coding sequence ATGAGAAAACAGAATAAAAAACAAAAAGCTGTAACTAACCTGCATCTTTCTTCTTTAAAAAAAGGAGAACAAAAAAAAGAAGCGGCAGATAGTGAGAAGCAAGCTGTATTTCAAAGAACAAAATCATTAGAACATACGTTACCAAAATTAAAAAAACAACGTCAGAAAAAACTTTTCTCACGATTAATCATGCTTATTTTATTATTTTCATTTGCAATTTTGATAGTTGTGTATTTTATAAGTCCTTTAAGCAAAGTGGACATCGTTTCTGTTAGAGGTACAAAAGAAGTAGCCGATCAAGAAATAATTGATGAAAGTGGTATTAAATCTGGAGGTAATCTCTGGGAAATATTCTTTGAAAGAAATAAAATTTCTGGAGAAGTTGTATCTGAACTGCCACAAGTTAAATCTATGAAAATTGTTTTAGATGGTTTGAATGACTACACTTTGGAAATCCAAGAGTATGAGACAGTTGCTTATTTAGTTAAAGACAATAAATACTACAATATCCTTGAGAATGGGAAAATTGTAAATGAAAGTAGAAAAGTATCTATTGGAAACCCACCAATTTTCAAAGAGTTTGAAGAAAACAAAGCGTTAAAGGAAATGATTGCTCAATATCAGTCATTAAATGAAAATATCCAAAACAGTATTTCAGAAGTCCAGTATACGCCCAGTGAGGTTGACGATTATCTTATTAAGCTATATATGAATGATGGGAATGAAGTAATCGCTTCGATACCTTCCTTTGCAGAAAAAATGAATTACTATCCTGATATGGTGAAAAAAGTGGGCGACCAAAAAGGAACAATAAATATTGAAGTTGGGGCTTATTTTTCTCCATTTAAATATAGTGAGGATAAAAAGGAAGAGTCAAACGGAACTTCTGATGAAAACGGTATTGAACTCGTTCCAGAAGAAGCCCAATAG
- the ftsA gene encoding cell division protein FtsA yields MGNTEMYVSLDIGTTSIKVVVAEYINGQMNIIGVGNEKSEGLNRGIIVDIDKTVQSINKAIKQAEKKANVTIRNVIVGIPSTSVEIEACHGMVAVSGENREITEVDVQNVLAAAMVKSVPPEREILTILPEEFIVDGFDGIKDPRGMIGVRLEMHAIMLTGPKTILHNTKRCVEKAGLQIQNIVLQSLAASSVAMSSGERDFGTILLDLGGGQTTASVMHDHQLKYTYVNQEGGDYVTKDISVVLNTTIESAERIKRDYGYALPEETSPEETFPIEVIGKSQPVKIDERYLSEIIEARMVQIFEKVKFELDKVGARALPGGMILTGGAAALPGAIELAEDTFEIPVKLYIPHQMGLRYPAFTTGIGLIQYEANLDDIHQIMKEYQLGVTRSEDSSYNVKSENFPENDEHSFLEYEKEKPLKKEKKQEDKWSNKAKNFISNFFD; encoded by the coding sequence TTGGGGAATACTGAAATGTATGTAAGTCTAGATATTGGAACCACTTCAATAAAAGTAGTTGTAGCTGAATATATAAACGGACAAATGAATATTATTGGAGTAGGCAATGAAAAGTCTGAAGGCTTAAACCGTGGGATTATCGTAGATATTGATAAAACGGTACAATCAATTAACAAAGCCATTAAACAAGCAGAGAAAAAAGCAAATGTAACTATTCGTAACGTTATTGTAGGCATTCCAAGTACATCTGTCGAAATAGAAGCGTGTCATGGAATGGTAGCAGTATCAGGAGAAAATCGTGAGATTACTGAAGTAGACGTCCAAAATGTTTTGGCAGCTGCAATGGTAAAATCAGTTCCTCCGGAAAGAGAAATCTTAACCATTTTACCGGAAGAATTTATTGTTGATGGATTTGATGGCATCAAAGATCCGAGAGGAATGATTGGCGTCCGTTTGGAAATGCATGCTATTATGTTAACTGGACCAAAAACTATCTTACATAACACGAAACGTTGTGTAGAAAAAGCTGGTTTACAAATTCAAAATATCGTCTTGCAGTCTTTGGCAGCAAGCAGTGTAGCAATGTCTAGCGGCGAAAGAGATTTTGGCACAATCTTGCTTGATTTGGGAGGCGGACAAACAACGGCTTCAGTTATGCATGATCACCAGTTGAAATACACGTATGTAAATCAAGAGGGTGGAGATTACGTAACAAAAGATATCTCGGTTGTCTTAAACACCACCATTGAAAGTGCCGAAAGAATAAAACGTGATTATGGATATGCTTTGCCAGAAGAAACTTCTCCAGAAGAAACTTTTCCAATAGAAGTGATTGGCAAAAGCCAACCGGTAAAAATTGATGAACGTTATTTGTCAGAGATTATTGAAGCTCGGATGGTTCAAATTTTTGAAAAAGTGAAATTTGAATTAGACAAGGTTGGAGCAAGAGCTTTACCTGGTGGAATGATTTTAACGGGTGGTGCCGCAGCCTTACCTGGTGCAATAGAGCTTGCTGAAGATACGTTTGAAATTCCAGTTAAACTTTATATTCCTCATCAAATGGGTCTGCGTTATCCAGCATTTACTACAGGTATAGGTTTGATTCAATATGAAGCTAACCTAGATGATATTCATCAAATTATGAAAGAATATCAATTAGGTGTTACAAGGTCAGAAGATTCTTCTTACAATGTTAAATCAGAAAATTTTCCAGAAAATGATGAACACAGTTTTTTAGAATATGAAAAAGAAAAACCCCTTAAAAAAGAAAAGAAACAAGAAGACAAGTGGAGCAATAAGGCGAAAAACTTTATCTCAAATTTCTTTGATTAA